Proteins from a genomic interval of Zingiber officinale cultivar Zhangliang chromosome 2A, Zo_v1.1, whole genome shotgun sequence:
- the LOC122040486 gene encoding malonyl CoA-acyl carrier protein transacylase-like — translation MASAFTALLPLSPLHRISPVNSARRSFPCPRSLWRSRVSMSVSVGSRSSVANDALFQDYKSSTAFLFPGQGAQTVGMGIEAQNVKAAAELFRKANEILGFDLLDVCANGPKEKLDSTVISQPAIYVTSLAAVEVLRAREGGQNIIDSADVACGLSLGEYTALAFAGAFSFEDGLKLVKLRGEAMQDAADAANSAMVSIIGLDSDKVQLLCDACNEEVDEQNKVQIANFLCTGNYAVSGGLKGIEAVEAKAKSFKARMTVRLAVAGAFHTGFMEPAVSRLEVALASTEVRTPRIPVISNVDAQPHSDADTIKKILARQVTSPVQWELTVKTLLNKGLKKSYELGPGKVIAGIVKRMDKSVEIENIGA, via the exons ATGGCGTCGGCTTTTACCGCTCTCCTCCCCTTGTCCCCGCTCCACCGGATCTCCCCCGTCAACAGCGCACGGAGGTCGTTCCCCTGCCCCAGGAGCCTGTGGAGATCTAGGGTTTCGATGAGCGTCTCTGTTGGATCCAGATCGTCCGTAGCCAATGACGCCCTCTTCCAGGATTACAAGTCATCCACTGCCTTCTTGTTTCCTGGACAG GGCGCACAAACTGTTGGAATGGGTATTGAAGCCCAGAACGTAAAAGCAGCTGCTGAATTATTCAGGAAAGCAAATGAGATACTTGG TTTTGATCTATTGGATGTTTGTGCAAATGGTCCAAAAGAGAAGCTTGATTCAACAGTTATAAGCCAG CCTGCCATTTACGTCACTAGTCTAGCTGCTGTTGAAGTATTGCGAGCACGTGAGGGAGGCCAGAATATAATAGATTCTGCAGACGTTGCTTGTGGCTTGAGCTTAGGCGAGTATACAGCCCTTGCATTTGCTGGTGCATTCAG TTTTGAGGATGGTCTCAAGCTAGTCAAACTAAGAGGAGAAGCAATGCAG GATGCAGCAGATGCTGCCAACAGTGCTATGGTAAGCATCATTGGACTAGACTCTGACAAGGTTCAGTTGTTATGTGATGCTTGCAATGAAGAAGTCGATGAGCAAAATAAGGTTCAGATTGCAAACTTTTTATGCACG GGTAACTATGCTGTTTCTGGAGGTCTGAAGGGAATTGAAGCAGTTGAAGCTAAGGCAAAGTCTTTCAAGGCTCGGATGACG GTACGCCTTGCCGTTGCCGGTGCCTTCCATACGGGCTTTATGGAACCCGCCGTCTCCAGATTAGAAGTTGCACTAGCATCCACAGAAGTCAGAACCCCTAGGATACCGGTTATATCAAATGTGGATGCCCAGCCACACTCTGATGCCGATACAATCAAGAAAATTTTGGCTCGACAG GTCACTTCACCTGTTCAGTGGGAATTAACTGTGAAGACTCTGTTAAACAAAGGGCTGAAGAAAAGCTACGAGTTAGGACCTGGAAAG GTCATTGCGGGGATCGTGAAAAGAATGGATAAATCTGTCGAGATCGAGAACATCGGTGCTTGA
- the LOC122040487 gene encoding 40S ribosomal protein S7-like, giving the protein MFTARKKIQKDKGAEPTEFEDTVAQAFFDLENANQELKSDLKDLYINSAVQIDMPGNRKAVVIHIPHRLRKAYKKIHVRLVRELEKKFSGKDVVLIATRRILKPPKKGSAVVRPRSRTLSAVHDAILEDIVYPAEIVGKRIRYRLDGSKIIKIFLDLKERNNTEYKLETFTGVYRKLCGKDVVFEYPVTDSA; this is encoded by the exons ATGTTTACTGCGAGGAAGAAGATCCAAAAGGATAAGGGTGCAGAACCGACTGAGTTTGAAGACACTGTGGCTCAG GCATTCTTTGATCTGGAGAATGCGAACCAGGAGTTGAAGAGTGACTTGAAGGATCTTTACATTAATTCAGCAGT GCAAATCGATATGCCTGGCAACAGGAAAGCTGTTGTTATTCACATTCCACACAGGCTGCGAAAAGCctacaaaaagattcatgttaGGCTGGTTAGAGAACTGGAAAAGAAGTTCAGTGGGAAG GATGTGGTACTCATCGCTACCCGGAGGATACTGAAGCCACCAAAGAAAGGTTCTGCAGTCGTGCGGCCTCGCTCCCGCACCCTCTCTGCTGTCCATGATGCCATCCTCGAAGATATAGTGTATCCTGCTGAAATTGTAGGAAAGCGCATCAGATATCGTCTGGACGGCTCCAAAATTATAAAG ATTTTCTTGGACCTGAAGGAGCGTAACAACACGGAATACAAGTTGGAAACTTTTACGGGGGTTTACCGGAAGCTTTGTGGAAAAGATGTGGTGTTCGAGTACCCAGTCACAGACAGTGCTTAA